From Pongo pygmaeus isolate AG05252 chromosome 1, NHGRI_mPonPyg2-v2.0_pri, whole genome shotgun sequence, one genomic window encodes:
- the OXCT2 gene encoding succinyl-CoA:3-ketoacid coenzyme A transferase 2, mitochondrial, translating into MAALRLLASVLGRGVPAGGSGLTLSQGCARCFATSPRPRAKFYTDPVEMVKDISDGATIMVGGFGLCGIPENLIAALLRTCVKDLQVVSSNVGVEDFGLGLLLAARQVRRIVCSYVGENTLCESQYLAGELELELTPQGTLAERIRAGGAGVPAFYTPTGYGTLVQEGGAPIRYTPDGHLALMSQPREVREFNGDHFLLERAIRADFALVKGWKADRAGNVVFRRSARNFNVPMCKAADITAVEVEEIVDVGTFPPEDIHVPNIYVDRVIKGQKYEKRIERLTIRKEEDGDAGKEEGARTRIIRRAALEFEDGMYANLGIGIPLLASNFISPSMTVHLHSENGILGLGPFPTEDEVDADLINAGKQTVTVLPGGCFFASDDSFAMIRGGHIQLTMLGAMQVSKYGDLANWMIPGKKVKGMGGAMDLVSSQKTRVVVTMQHCTKDNTPKIMEKCTMPLTGKRCVDRIITEKAVFDVHRKQGLTLTELWEGLTVDDVKKSTGCAFAVSPNLRPMQQVAL; encoded by the coding sequence ATGGCGGCGCTTCGGCTCCTGGCGTCGGTGCTCGGGCGCGGGGTCCCCGCCGGCGGCTCAGGGCTCACGCTGTCCCAGGGCTGCGCCCGCTGCTTTGCCACCAGTCCCCGGCCCCGCGCCAAGTTCTACACGGACCCGGTGGAGATGGTGAAGGACATCTCTGATGGGGCGACCATCATGGTCGGGGGTTTCGGGCTCTGCGGGATCCCCGAGAACCTGATCGCCGCGCTGCTCAGGACCTGCGTGAAAGACCTGCAGGTGGTCAGCAGCAACGTGGGTGTGGAGGACTTCGGCCTGGGCCTCCTGCTGGCCGCCAGGCAGGTCCGCCGCATCGTCTGTTCCTACGTGGGCGAGAACACGCTGTGCGAGAGCCAGTACCTGGCAggagagctggagctggagctcaCGCCCCAGGGCACCCTGGCCGAGCGCATCCGCGCGGGGGGCGCTGGGGTGCCCGCCTTCTACACCCCCACGGGCTACGGGACCCTGGTCCAGGAAGGGGGCGCCCCCATCCGCTACACCCCGGACGGCCACCTGGCGCTCATGAGCCAGCCCCGAGAGGTGAGGGAGTTCAACGGCGACCACTTCCTTTTGGAGCGCGCCATCCGGGCAGACTTTGCCCTAGTGAAAGGCTGGAAGGCCGACCGGGCAGGAAACGTGGTCTTCAGGAGAAGCGCCCGCAATTTCAACGTGCCCATGTGCAAAGCTGCAGACATCACGGCGGTGGAGGTGGAAGAGATCGTGGACGTGGGGACTTTCCCCCCAGAAGACATCCACGTTCCTAACATTTATGTAGATCGCGTGATAAAGGGGCAGAAATACGAGAAACGAATTGAGCGCTTAACGATCCGGAAAGAGGAAGATGGAGACGCTGGAAAGGAAGAGGGCGCCAGGACGCGCATCATCAGACGCGCAGCTCTGGAGTTTGAGGACGGCATGTACGCCAATCTGGGCATAGGCATCCCCCTGCTGGCCAGCAACTTCATCAGCCCCAGCATGACCGTCCATCTTCACAGTGAGAACGGGATCCTGGGCCTGGGCCCATTTCCCACGGAAGATGAGGTGGATGCCGACCTCATCAATGCAGGCAAGCAGACGGTCACGGTGCTTCCCGGGGGCTGCTTCTTCGCCAGCGACGACTCCTTCGCCATGATCCGAGGGGGACACATCCAACTAACCATGCTTGGAGCCATGCAGGTTTCCAAATACGGCGACCTGGCGAACTGGATGATCCCTGGcaagaaggtgaaaggcatgggCGGTGCCATGGACTTGGTGTCCAGTCAGAAGACCAGAGTGGTGGTCACCATGCAGCACTGCACAAAGGACAACACCCCCAAGATCATGGAGAAATGCACCATGCCGCTGACCGGGAAGCGGTGCGTGGACCGCATCATCACCGAGAAGGCCGTGTTTGACGTGCACAGGAAGCAAGGGCTGACGCTGACGGAGCTCTGGGAGGGCCTGACGGTGGACGACGTCAAAAAGAGCACGGGGTGTGCCTTTGCTGTGTCCCCGAACCTCAGGCCCATGCAGCAGGTGGCACTCTGA
- the PPIE gene encoding peptidyl-prolyl cis-trans isomerase E isoform X4, with protein MATTKRVLYVGGLAEEVDDKVLHAAFIPFGDITDIQIPLDYETEKHRGFAFVEFELAENESELFGRTIRVNLAKPMRIKEGSSRPVWSDDDWLKKFSGKTLEENKEEEGSEPPKAETQEGEPAAKKARSNPQVYMDIKIGNKPAGRIQMLLRSDVVPMTAENFRCLCTHEKGFGFKGSSFHRIIPQFMCQGGDFTNHNGTGGKSIYGKKFDDENFILKHTGPGLLSMANSGPNTNGSQFFLTCDKTDWLDGKHVVFGEVTEGLDVLRQIEAQGSKDGKPKQKVIIADCGEYV; from the exons ATGGCCACCACCAAGCGCGTCTTGTACGTGG GTGGACTGGCAGAGGAGGTGGACGACAAAGTTCTTCATGCTGCATTTATTCCTTTTGGAGACATCACAGATATTCAGATTCCTCTGGATTATGAAACAG AAAAGCACCGAGGATTTGCTTTTGTTGAATTTGAGTTGGCAGAG AATGAATCTGAGCTTTTTGGACGTACAATTCGTGTCAATTTGGCCAAACCAATGAGAATTAAGGAAGGCTCTTCCAGGCCAG TTTGGTCAGATGATGACTGGTTGAAGAAGTTTTCTGGGAAGACGCTTGAAGAGAATAAAGAGGAAGAAGGGTCAGAGCCTCCCAAAGCAGAGACCCAGGAG GGAGAGCCCGCTGCTAAAAAGGCCCGGTCAAATCCTCAGGTGTACATGGACATCAAGATTGGGAACAAGCCGGCCGGCCGCATCCAGATGCTCCTGCGTTCCGATGTCGTGCCCATGACCGCAG AGAATTTCCGCTGCCTGTGCACTCATGAAAAGGGCTTTGGCTTTAAGGGAAGCAGCTTCCACCGCATCATCCCCCAGTTCATGTGCCAGGGCGGTGATTTCACAAACCACAACGGCACTGGGGGCAAGTCCATCTATGGGAAGAAGTTCGATGATGAAAACTTTATTCTCAAGCACACAGGACCAG GTCTACTCTCCATGGCCAACTCTGGCCCAAACACCAATGGCTCTCAGTTCTTCCTGACATGTGACAAGACAGACTGGCTGGATGGCAAGCATGTGGTGTTTGGAGAGGTCACCGAAGGCCTAGATGTCTTGCGGCAAATTGAG GCCCAGGGCAGCAAGGACGGGAAGCCAAAGCAGAAGGTGATCATCGCCGACTGTGGGGAGTACGTGTGA
- the PPIE gene encoding peptidyl-prolyl cis-trans isomerase E isoform X3 → MATTKRVLYVGGLAEEVDDKVLHAAFIPFGDITDIQIPLDYETEKHRGFAFVEFELAEDAAAAIDNMNESELFGRTIRVNLAKPMRIKEGSSRPVWSDDDWLKKFSGKTLEENKEEEGSEPPKAETQEGEPAAKKARSNPQVYMDIKIGNKPAGRIQMLLRSDVVPMTAENFRCLCTHEKGFGFKGSSFHRIIPQFMCQGGDFTNHNGTGGKSIYGKKFDDENFILKHTGPGLLSMANSGPNTNGSQFFLTCDKTDWLDGKHVVFGEVTEGLDVLRQIEAQGSKDGKPKQKVIIADCGEYV, encoded by the exons ATGGCCACCACCAAGCGCGTCTTGTACGTGG GTGGACTGGCAGAGGAGGTGGACGACAAAGTTCTTCATGCTGCATTTATTCCTTTTGGAGACATCACAGATATTCAGATTCCTCTGGATTATGAAACAG AAAAGCACCGAGGATTTGCTTTTGTTGAATTTGAGTTGGCAGAG GACGCTGCAGCAGCTATCGATAACATG AATGAATCTGAGCTTTTTGGACGTACAATTCGTGTCAATTTGGCCAAACCAATGAGAATTAAGGAAGGCTCTTCCAGGCCAG TTTGGTCAGATGATGACTGGTTGAAGAAGTTTTCTGGGAAGACGCTTGAAGAGAATAAAGAGGAAGAAGGGTCAGAGCCTCCCAAAGCAGAGACCCAGGAG GGAGAGCCCGCTGCTAAAAAGGCCCGGTCAAATCCTCAGGTGTACATGGACATCAAGATTGGGAACAAGCCGGCCGGCCGCATCCAGATGCTCCTGCGTTCCGATGTCGTGCCCATGACCGCAG AGAATTTCCGCTGCCTGTGCACTCATGAAAAGGGCTTTGGCTTTAAGGGAAGCAGCTTCCACCGCATCATCCCCCAGTTCATGTGCCAGGGCGGTGATTTCACAAACCACAACGGCACTGGGGGCAAGTCCATCTATGGGAAGAAGTTCGATGATGAAAACTTTATTCTCAAGCACACAGGACCAG GTCTACTCTCCATGGCCAACTCTGGCCCAAACACCAATGGCTCTCAGTTCTTCCTGACATGTGACAAGACAGACTGGCTGGATGGCAAGCATGTGGTGTTTGGAGAGGTCACCGAAGGCCTAGATGTCTTGCGGCAAATTGAG GCCCAGGGCAGCAAGGACGGGAAGCCAAAGCAGAAGGTGATCATCGCCGACTGTGGGGAGTACGTGTGA
- the PPIE gene encoding peptidyl-prolyl cis-trans isomerase E isoform X7 yields the protein MRIKEGSSRPVWSDDDWLKKFSGKTLEENKEEEGSEPPKAETQEGEPAAKKARSNPQVYMDIKIGNKPAGRIQMLLRSDVVPMTAENFRCLCTHEKGFGFKGSSFHRIIPQFMCQGGDFTNHNGTGGKSIYGKKFDDENFILKHTGPGLLSMANSGPNTNGSQFFLTCDKTDWLDGKHVVFGEVTEGLDVLRQIEAQGSKDGKPKQKVIIADCGEYV from the exons ATGAGAATTAAGGAAGGCTCTTCCAGGCCAG TTTGGTCAGATGATGACTGGTTGAAGAAGTTTTCTGGGAAGACGCTTGAAGAGAATAAAGAGGAAGAAGGGTCAGAGCCTCCCAAAGCAGAGACCCAGGAG GGAGAGCCCGCTGCTAAAAAGGCCCGGTCAAATCCTCAGGTGTACATGGACATCAAGATTGGGAACAAGCCGGCCGGCCGCATCCAGATGCTCCTGCGTTCCGATGTCGTGCCCATGACCGCAG AGAATTTCCGCTGCCTGTGCACTCATGAAAAGGGCTTTGGCTTTAAGGGAAGCAGCTTCCACCGCATCATCCCCCAGTTCATGTGCCAGGGCGGTGATTTCACAAACCACAACGGCACTGGGGGCAAGTCCATCTATGGGAAGAAGTTCGATGATGAAAACTTTATTCTCAAGCACACAGGACCAG GTCTACTCTCCATGGCCAACTCTGGCCCAAACACCAATGGCTCTCAGTTCTTCCTGACATGTGACAAGACAGACTGGCTGGATGGCAAGCATGTGGTGTTTGGAGAGGTCACCGAAGGCCTAGATGTCTTGCGGCAAATTGAG GCCCAGGGCAGCAAGGACGGGAAGCCAAAGCAGAAGGTGATCATCGCCGACTGTGGGGAGTACGTGTGA
- the PPIE gene encoding peptidyl-prolyl cis-trans isomerase E isoform X6 translates to MNESELFGRTIRVNLAKPMRIKEGSSRPVWSDDDWLKKFSGKTLEENKEEEGSEPPKAETQEGEPAAKKARSNPQVYMDIKIGNKPAGRIQMLLRSDVVPMTAENFRCLCTHEKGFGFKGSSFHRIIPQFMCQGGDFTNHNGTGGKSIYGKKFDDENFILKHTGPGLLSMANSGPNTNGSQFFLTCDKTDWLDGKHVVFGEVTEGLDVLRQIEAQGSKDGKPKQKVIIADCGEYV, encoded by the exons ATG AATGAATCTGAGCTTTTTGGACGTACAATTCGTGTCAATTTGGCCAAACCAATGAGAATTAAGGAAGGCTCTTCCAGGCCAG TTTGGTCAGATGATGACTGGTTGAAGAAGTTTTCTGGGAAGACGCTTGAAGAGAATAAAGAGGAAGAAGGGTCAGAGCCTCCCAAAGCAGAGACCCAGGAG GGAGAGCCCGCTGCTAAAAAGGCCCGGTCAAATCCTCAGGTGTACATGGACATCAAGATTGGGAACAAGCCGGCCGGCCGCATCCAGATGCTCCTGCGTTCCGATGTCGTGCCCATGACCGCAG AGAATTTCCGCTGCCTGTGCACTCATGAAAAGGGCTTTGGCTTTAAGGGAAGCAGCTTCCACCGCATCATCCCCCAGTTCATGTGCCAGGGCGGTGATTTCACAAACCACAACGGCACTGGGGGCAAGTCCATCTATGGGAAGAAGTTCGATGATGAAAACTTTATTCTCAAGCACACAGGACCAG GTCTACTCTCCATGGCCAACTCTGGCCCAAACACCAATGGCTCTCAGTTCTTCCTGACATGTGACAAGACAGACTGGCTGGATGGCAAGCATGTGGTGTTTGGAGAGGTCACCGAAGGCCTAGATGTCTTGCGGCAAATTGAG GCCCAGGGCAGCAAGGACGGGAAGCCAAAGCAGAAGGTGATCATCGCCGACTGTGGGGAGTACGTGTGA
- the PPIE gene encoding peptidyl-prolyl cis-trans isomerase E isoform X5 — MNESELFGRTIRVNLAKPMRIKEGSSRPVWSDDDWLKKFSGKTLEENKEEEGSEPPKAETQEGEPAAKKARSNPQVYMDIKIGNKPAGRIQMLLRSDVVPMTAENFRCLCTHEKGFGFKGSSFHRIIPQFMCQGGDFTNHNGTGGKSIYGKKFDDENFILKHTGPGLLSMANSGPNTNGSQFFLTCDKTDWLDGKHVVFGEVTEGLDVLRQIEVCGQEWASSLPRPLEHSPVGGLESLCGLREMARGCVQGEGLLLPRFRGGSGQMGRQGLVSLNLC; from the exons ATG AATGAATCTGAGCTTTTTGGACGTACAATTCGTGTCAATTTGGCCAAACCAATGAGAATTAAGGAAGGCTCTTCCAGGCCAG TTTGGTCAGATGATGACTGGTTGAAGAAGTTTTCTGGGAAGACGCTTGAAGAGAATAAAGAGGAAGAAGGGTCAGAGCCTCCCAAAGCAGAGACCCAGGAG GGAGAGCCCGCTGCTAAAAAGGCCCGGTCAAATCCTCAGGTGTACATGGACATCAAGATTGGGAACAAGCCGGCCGGCCGCATCCAGATGCTCCTGCGTTCCGATGTCGTGCCCATGACCGCAG AGAATTTCCGCTGCCTGTGCACTCATGAAAAGGGCTTTGGCTTTAAGGGAAGCAGCTTCCACCGCATCATCCCCCAGTTCATGTGCCAGGGCGGTGATTTCACAAACCACAACGGCACTGGGGGCAAGTCCATCTATGGGAAGAAGTTCGATGATGAAAACTTTATTCTCAAGCACACAGGACCAG GTCTACTCTCCATGGCCAACTCTGGCCCAAACACCAATGGCTCTCAGTTCTTCCTGACATGTGACAAGACAGACTGGCTGGATGGCAAGCATGTGGTGTTTGGAGAGGTCACCGAAGGCCTAGATGTCTTGCGGCAAATTGAGGTATGTGGCCAGGAATGGGCTTCCTCCTTACCCAGGCCCTTGGAGCACAGCCCTGTGGGAGGGCTGGAGAGTCTCTGTGGCCTGAGAGAGATGGCCAGGGGCTGTGTCcagggggaggggctgctgctgcCTAGGTTCCGGGGTGGAAGTGGGCAAATGGGCAGGCAGGGGTTGGTATCCCTAAACCTCTGTTAG
- the PPIE gene encoding peptidyl-prolyl cis-trans isomerase E isoform X2, producing the protein MATTKRVLYVGGLAEEVDDKVLHAAFIPFGDITDIQIPLDYETEKHRGFAFVEFELAENESELFGRTIRVNLAKPMRIKEGSSRPVWSDDDWLKKFSGKTLEENKEEEGSEPPKAETQEGEPAAKKARSNPQVYMDIKIGNKPAGRIQMLLRSDVVPMTAENFRCLCTHEKGFGFKGSSFHRIIPQFMCQGGDFTNHNGTGGKSIYGKKFDDENFILKHTGPGLLSMANSGPNTNGSQFFLTCDKTDWLDGKHVVFGEVTEGLDVLRQIEVCGQEWASSLPRPLEHSPVGGLESLCGLREMARGCVQGEGLLLPRFRGGSGQMGRQGLVSLNLC; encoded by the exons ATGGCCACCACCAAGCGCGTCTTGTACGTGG GTGGACTGGCAGAGGAGGTGGACGACAAAGTTCTTCATGCTGCATTTATTCCTTTTGGAGACATCACAGATATTCAGATTCCTCTGGATTATGAAACAG AAAAGCACCGAGGATTTGCTTTTGTTGAATTTGAGTTGGCAGAG AATGAATCTGAGCTTTTTGGACGTACAATTCGTGTCAATTTGGCCAAACCAATGAGAATTAAGGAAGGCTCTTCCAGGCCAG TTTGGTCAGATGATGACTGGTTGAAGAAGTTTTCTGGGAAGACGCTTGAAGAGAATAAAGAGGAAGAAGGGTCAGAGCCTCCCAAAGCAGAGACCCAGGAG GGAGAGCCCGCTGCTAAAAAGGCCCGGTCAAATCCTCAGGTGTACATGGACATCAAGATTGGGAACAAGCCGGCCGGCCGCATCCAGATGCTCCTGCGTTCCGATGTCGTGCCCATGACCGCAG AGAATTTCCGCTGCCTGTGCACTCATGAAAAGGGCTTTGGCTTTAAGGGAAGCAGCTTCCACCGCATCATCCCCCAGTTCATGTGCCAGGGCGGTGATTTCACAAACCACAACGGCACTGGGGGCAAGTCCATCTATGGGAAGAAGTTCGATGATGAAAACTTTATTCTCAAGCACACAGGACCAG GTCTACTCTCCATGGCCAACTCTGGCCCAAACACCAATGGCTCTCAGTTCTTCCTGACATGTGACAAGACAGACTGGCTGGATGGCAAGCATGTGGTGTTTGGAGAGGTCACCGAAGGCCTAGATGTCTTGCGGCAAATTGAGGTATGTGGCCAGGAATGGGCTTCCTCCTTACCCAGGCCCTTGGAGCACAGCCCTGTGGGAGGGCTGGAGAGTCTCTGTGGCCTGAGAGAGATGGCCAGGGGCTGTGTCcagggggaggggctgctgctgcCTAGGTTCCGGGGTGGAAGTGGGCAAATGGGCAGGCAGGGGTTGGTATCCCTAAACCTCTGTTAG
- the PPIE gene encoding peptidyl-prolyl cis-trans isomerase E isoform X1 encodes MATTKRVLYVGGLAEEVDDKVLHAAFIPFGDITDIQIPLDYETEKHRGFAFVEFELAEDAAAAIDNMNESELFGRTIRVNLAKPMRIKEGSSRPVWSDDDWLKKFSGKTLEENKEEEGSEPPKAETQEGEPAAKKARSNPQVYMDIKIGNKPAGRIQMLLRSDVVPMTAENFRCLCTHEKGFGFKGSSFHRIIPQFMCQGGDFTNHNGTGGKSIYGKKFDDENFILKHTGPGLLSMANSGPNTNGSQFFLTCDKTDWLDGKHVVFGEVTEGLDVLRQIEVCGQEWASSLPRPLEHSPVGGLESLCGLREMARGCVQGEGLLLPRFRGGSGQMGRQGLVSLNLC; translated from the exons ATGGCCACCACCAAGCGCGTCTTGTACGTGG GTGGACTGGCAGAGGAGGTGGACGACAAAGTTCTTCATGCTGCATTTATTCCTTTTGGAGACATCACAGATATTCAGATTCCTCTGGATTATGAAACAG AAAAGCACCGAGGATTTGCTTTTGTTGAATTTGAGTTGGCAGAG GACGCTGCAGCAGCTATCGATAACATG AATGAATCTGAGCTTTTTGGACGTACAATTCGTGTCAATTTGGCCAAACCAATGAGAATTAAGGAAGGCTCTTCCAGGCCAG TTTGGTCAGATGATGACTGGTTGAAGAAGTTTTCTGGGAAGACGCTTGAAGAGAATAAAGAGGAAGAAGGGTCAGAGCCTCCCAAAGCAGAGACCCAGGAG GGAGAGCCCGCTGCTAAAAAGGCCCGGTCAAATCCTCAGGTGTACATGGACATCAAGATTGGGAACAAGCCGGCCGGCCGCATCCAGATGCTCCTGCGTTCCGATGTCGTGCCCATGACCGCAG AGAATTTCCGCTGCCTGTGCACTCATGAAAAGGGCTTTGGCTTTAAGGGAAGCAGCTTCCACCGCATCATCCCCCAGTTCATGTGCCAGGGCGGTGATTTCACAAACCACAACGGCACTGGGGGCAAGTCCATCTATGGGAAGAAGTTCGATGATGAAAACTTTATTCTCAAGCACACAGGACCAG GTCTACTCTCCATGGCCAACTCTGGCCCAAACACCAATGGCTCTCAGTTCTTCCTGACATGTGACAAGACAGACTGGCTGGATGGCAAGCATGTGGTGTTTGGAGAGGTCACCGAAGGCCTAGATGTCTTGCGGCAAATTGAGGTATGTGGCCAGGAATGGGCTTCCTCCTTACCCAGGCCCTTGGAGCACAGCCCTGTGGGAGGGCTGGAGAGTCTCTGTGGCCTGAGAGAGATGGCCAGGGGCTGTGTCcagggggaggggctgctgctgcCTAGGTTCCGGGGTGGAAGTGGGCAAATGGGCAGGCAGGGGTTGGTATCCCTAAACCTCTGTTAG